The following are encoded in a window of Hyphomicrobiales bacterium genomic DNA:
- the rnd gene encoding ribonuclease D translates to MKPITSTQELAAAVRALAAHDVVTVDTEFMRETTFWPKLCLIQMAASGITVLIDPLAEKLDLKPFFELMANEKVLKVFHAARQDLEIIHHLAGVIPHPIFDTQAAAMVCGYGDSVSYEALVKKTAGAEIDKSHRFTDWSRRPLSDKQLSYALADVTHLLDVHEVLAAKLAENRRADWLREEMEILTAPATYAQRPEDAWKRLKVKLRKSRQLAVLIEAAAWREAEAQRRDQPRGRILKDEAIHEIANHAPTTEEELAQLRMISRGFARSEMARGLVAAVKRGLKRDLKSLPAIDRREAPRAGVGPIGDLLKVLLKMICDEQGVAQRIVATADELHLLAADDKADVPALKGWRRELFGAAALKLKRGETALAIEGDRVAIVERAKG, encoded by the coding sequence ATGAAGCCGATCACCTCGACCCAGGAGCTTGCCGCCGCCGTCCGCGCGCTGGCTGCCCACGATGTCGTTACGGTCGACACCGAATTCATGCGTGAGACGACCTTCTGGCCCAAGCTGTGCCTGATCCAGATGGCCGCCTCGGGCATTACGGTGTTGATCGACCCGCTGGCCGAAAAGCTCGACCTCAAGCCGTTCTTCGAGCTGATGGCCAATGAGAAGGTGCTGAAGGTGTTTCACGCCGCGCGCCAGGATCTGGAGATCATCCATCACCTCGCCGGCGTCATCCCGCATCCGATCTTCGACACCCAGGCTGCGGCCATGGTCTGCGGCTATGGCGATTCGGTCAGCTACGAGGCGCTGGTCAAGAAGACCGCCGGCGCGGAGATCGACAAGAGCCACCGCTTCACCGACTGGAGCCGACGGCCGCTCAGCGACAAGCAGCTCAGCTATGCGTTGGCCGACGTGACGCATCTGCTCGACGTCCACGAGGTGCTTGCCGCCAAGCTTGCCGAGAACCGCCGCGCCGATTGGCTGCGCGAGGAGATGGAGATACTGACCGCGCCGGCGACCTATGCCCAGCGACCGGAGGACGCCTGGAAGCGGCTGAAGGTCAAGCTGCGCAAGTCACGCCAGCTGGCGGTGCTGATCGAGGCCGCCGCCTGGCGCGAGGCCGAGGCCCAGCGGCGCGACCAGCCGCGCGGCCGCATCCTCAAGGACGAGGCAATCCACGAGATCGCGAACCACGCGCCGACGACCGAGGAGGAGCTTGCCCAGCTGCGGATGATCAGCCGCGGCTTTGCCCGCTCGGAAATGGCGCGCGGGCTCGTCGCCGCCGTCAAGCGCGGCCTCAAGCGCGACCTGAAGAGCCTGCCCGCCATCGACCGGCGCGAGGCGCCGCGCGCCGGCGTCGGGCCGATCGGCGACCTGCTCAAGGTGCTGCTCAAGATGATCTGCGACGAACAGGGCGTCGCCCAGCGCATCGTCGCCACCGCCGACGAGCTGCACCTGCTCGCCGCCGACGACAAGGCCGACGTGCCGGCGCTGAAGGGCTGGCGGCGCGAGCTGTTCGGCGCCGCGGCGCTGAAGCTCAAGCGTGGCGAGACCGCGCTCGCCATCGAAGGCGACCGGGTGGCGATCGTCGAGCGGGCGAAGGGCTGA